From the Anaeromyxobacter dehalogenans 2CP-1 genome, the window CGAGCAGCGCCGGGACGGCCAGCCGGCGCCGCCCGCCCGCCAGGATCCGAGAGGGCTCCGGCAGCGTGACCGTCCGCTCCTCCAGCGTGGCCGGCGGGGCGAGCGACGGCCGGAGCCGCGCGATCAGCACCACGTACGCGATGTACAGGCCGGCGAGCAGCAGGCCGGGGAAGAACGCGCCCGCGTACAGCTGGACCACCGAGACGCCGGCGGTGGCGCCGTACAGGATGAGCATCACCGAGGGCGGGATGAGGATGCCGAGGCAGCCGCCCGCGGTGATCGCCCCCGCGGAGAGCTTGATGTCGTAGCCGGAGCGGAGCATCGCCGGGAAGGCGAGCAGGCCCATGAGCGTCACCACCGCGCCGACGATCCCGGTGGCGGTCGCGAACAGCGCGCAGGTGGCGAGCGTGGCGACCGCGAGCGACCCCGGCACGAAGGCCATGGCGAGGTGGAGGCTCTTGAACAGCCGCTCGATGAGGTTGGCCCGCTCGACGAGGTACCCCATGAACACGAACAGCGGGATCGAGATGAGGACGTCGTTCGTCATCACCGCGTAGGTCCGCTGGACCATGAGGTCGAGCGTCTGCTGCGTGGCGATGGCGGGGTTGTCGAAGCGGTACGCCAGCCACGCGAAGAGCACGCCCATGCCCATGAGCGTGAACGCGGTGGGGAAGCCCAGCATGATCGCGACCACCACGAGCGACAGCATGAGCAGCCCGAGGTGGCCGCCGGTCATCTGCGCCGGGGCGGGCATGATCCACGCGGTGATCGCGACGATCACCGCCATCATGCCGAGGCCGAACCAGAGCTCCTTCCTCATGGCCGCGTGTCCTTCCGACCCGCCTCGGGCGGCTCGTCGCCCGGCCCCGCGGCGCCGCCCTCGCGCCGGACCACCAGCGCGTCGAGGGCGGCGAGGTCCTCGTCCTTGACGTGGACGAGCTCCTTCAGCTTGTCGACGTCCACCTCCTCCACGTCCTGGGTGCGCGACGGCCACTCGCCGGCCCGGAGGCAGGCGAGGCAGCGGACGATCTCGACCGCACCCTGCAGCAGGAGGAGCCCGCCCGCGAGCGGGATGGCCGCCTTGAACGGATAGATGGGCGGCCCGTCCACCGTGATGGTGGAGTGCTCTCGGATCGCGAACGACTCCGCGGCGTACGTCCACCCGGCGTACACCATCGCCAGCACGCCCGGGACGAAGAACGCGACGTACAGGACGAGGTCGAGCCCGGCCTGCACGCGCGGCGGGAAGAAGCCGTAGAGCACGTCGCCCCGCACGTGGCCGCTCTTCGCGAGGGTGTAGGCGCCCGCCATCATGAACAGGACGCCGTACATCATGATCTGCGCGTCGAAGGCCCAGGCGTGCGGGGCGTCGAGGAACTTCCGCGAGAAGACCTCCCACGTCACGAGCCCGGTGATCGCCACGATGAGCCAGGCGAACGCCTGGCCGACGGCGGTGGAGAGCCGGTCCACCGCGAGGAGGAGTCGCTGCATGCGGCGCTCCTACGTGGCCTTCTTCTTCCCGCCGAAGAAGTGGTTGTAGGCCATCTTGAAGTCCACGTTCGTGTCGTTCTGCCAGCGCGCCGCCCGCTGCGCGAACTTGCGCTGCGACTCGAGCACCTTCTTGAACATGGGGTTCTCGGCCGAGCGCTTCTCCATGACCCCGTCCCAGATCTCGAGCTGCCGCTTCAGGACCTCCGGGCGCGTCGAGTAGAACTTCACGCCCTGCTTGTCCCGCATCTCGAAGTAGTCGGTGGAGTAGCGGTCGATGGCCTTCCAGCTCATGTCCGCCGAGGCGGCCTGCGCCGCGGTCGAGATGATGGACTTGAGGTCGGTCGGCAGCGCCTGGAAGCGCTTGCCGTTGAACAGGATCTCGAACTGCTCCGAGCACTGGTGGAAGCTCTGCAGCATGCAGATCTTGGCGACGTCGGGGAACCCGAGCACGCGGTCGGACGAGGCGTTGTTGAACTCGGCGGCGTCGAGCAGCCCCCGGTCCATCGCCGGCACGATCTCGGCGCCGGGCAGCGCGTTCACCGCCGCGCCCAGGCCGTTGAAGATGTCGATGGAGAGGCCGACGGTCCGGAACTTGAGCCCCTTCATGTCGTCCGGCTTCGCGACCGGCTTCTGCTTGAACCAGCCCAGCGGCTGGGTCGGCATGGGTCCGTACATGAGCGAGACGACGTCGAGGTTGAGGGACTTGTAGATCTCCTCGAGGAGCTGCCGCCCGCCGCCGTAGTGGTGCCAGGCGAGCACCATGTTCGGATCCATCCCGAACGCGGGGCCGGAGCCCCACAGCGCCAGCGCGGTGTTCTTGCCGTACCAGTAGGCGACCACGCCGTGGCCGCCGTCGAGCGTGCCCTTCGAGACCGCGTCGAGGAGGTCGAACGCCTTCACCACCGAGCCGGCCGCGAGCACCTCGATCTTGAGGCGCCCGCCGGACATCTCGTTCACCTTCTTCGCGTAGTCCTGCGCGAACTCGTGGAAGATGTCCTTCTGCGGCCAGGTGCTCTGGAAGCGCAGCGTGATGGGCGCCTGCGCGACGTGGATGGCCGGCGCCGCCGCCCCTGCCGCGACGCCCGCCGCGCCCAGGGCGGCCTTCTTCAGGAACGAACGGCGGGAAGCCTTCGGGGCGGTGTCCGGCTGGGACCTGCTCGTGGTCTTCTTCATGCGCGCTCCTCCCGGAAATCGGGGTGGTCAGCGGTTCTTTGTGCTGTCCGGGGCACCGGCAATCCTTCGTCCGGGTACAGCGCGCCGAATTCGGCGTGGCGCCGATTGACGATCCGTCAAGCCGGCACCGCCCGGGGCGAGCGAGGTCGCGCCTCGCCCCCCGCAGCGGGCGCCGCGGGCGTGGCACCCTCGGCGCGTCACGCACCGCCGCGGGGTGTGCCGGTGGGGTCGGGGCTGGCGCTCAGAGCGCGTGAATCAATCCCCGGACCGAGCCAGGCGGTCGAGACGCGAGCAGCGCGAGGCGCGACGACCGAGCATGCCCGTCGGCATGTGAGGGAGGAGCAACGAAGCGATGCGACGCGGATCGGCCGCCGCGGCGACGGGAGGGGATTGGTTCACGTGCTCTCATCAGGGCTCGATGCCGTCGAGCGCGACGGCGCCGATCACGCGGCCGGCCACGAGGCGCACGCGCCACACGCCGCCGTTCGGGACGAGGCGCGGCGCGACCACCCGGCCGCCGGGGCCGGCATCGAGGACGGCGGAGAGGAACGCCCGGATGACTCCACCGTGCGTCACGAGCAACGCGGGCGAGGCGAGGCGCTCGGCGACCCGGTGGACGGCCGGCACCACGCGCGCGAGGAGCGCGTCGTGGGTCTCGCCGCCGGGCGGCGGCGTGCGCGGGTCGGCGAGGTGGCGCGCCCACGCGTCGGGGTGGCGCACCTCGCACTCGCCGCGGGTCAGCCCCTCCCACGCGCCGTAGCCGCGCTCGCGCAGGTCCGCGTCGACGAGCGCGAGCTCCAGGCCGAGCGCCCCGCCCACGATCTCCGCGGTGCCGCGCGCGCGGGAGAGGTCGCTCGAGGCGATGGCGCGGATGCCCTCGGCGCGGAGGCGGGCCGCGAGGGCGAGCGCCTGCGCCCGCCCCGTCGCGTTGAGCGGCACGTCGGTCTGGCCCTGCAGGCGCCCGGCCGCGTTCCAGTCGGTCTCGCCGTGGCGGGCGAGGAGCAGGTGGCGCTCGGGCGGCGGCATCCGCCCGAACCTACCCTCGCCGGCCCGGACCGCCAAGCGCGGCGCTCAGTACGGCGTCCCGTCCTTGTGCACGAAGCGCCGCCGGCCGTCCGGCCCGGGCACGAGCATGAGGTCGTCCATCGGGTAGATCACCTGATCGCCGGTGGCGCGGTCGCCCACCTCCAGCACGACGACGTCCTGCTGGGTGCGGTTCTCGAGGTGGTGCGCCCGCCCGCTCGCGGGGAAGCCGGCGCACATCCCGGGGGCGAGCTGCACGTCGCCGTCGTCGGTGACGAGCGTCGGGTGGCCCTCGAGGACGTACACGAACTCGTCCTGCACCGTGTGCCGGTGGTGGATGGCCGAGGTGTCGCCGGCGGGCAGCCGCATGAGGTTCACCCCGAACGCCTTCAGACCGAACGGATCCCCGAGGGCGTGCTTGACCCGCCGCGCGAGGCGCGTCGCGAACGGCTCGGGGACGAGCTGGGCGCCCTTGCGCGAGGGGGCGGTGGCGGCCTCGAGGGCGATGGGGGGCGCGGGCGGGCTCATGCGGTGCTCCTTCGTGGCGGACGGTGGGGCGCGGAGCATAGCGCCCGCGGCGCCGGCCGCCTCGCATTCGACCGCCACCGCCACCAGCAGCCCTCGGCGGGACGCCCCGGCCGTCCCGCACCCGGACGTGCCCCGGTGCCTCAGCGCGCCCGGCGCGCCGCCAGCTGTTGCGCCTGGATGGCCGTGAGCGCGATCGTGAAGACGATGTCCTCGACCAGGCACCCGCGGCTCAGGTCGTTCACCGGCCGGGCCAGCCCCTGCAGCATCGGGCCGATGCTGACCACGTTCGCGCTCCGCTGCACGGCCTTGTAGGTGACGTTCCCGGTGTTGAGGTCCGGGAACACGAGCACCGTCGCGCGGCCGGCCACGCTCGACTTCGGCGCCTTCTGGCGCGCCACGTCCGGCATGACCGCCGCGTCGTACTGCAGCGGCCCGTCGATGGCGAGGTCCGGCCGCGCCGCGCGCGCGAGCTCGGTCGCGCGCTTCACCTTCTCGACCTCCTCGCCCGCGCCGCTCGTGCCGGTCGAGTAGGACAGCATCGCCACGCGGGGCTCGATCCCGAACGCGGCGGCCGAGTCGGCGCTCTGGATCGCGATGTCGGCGAGCTGCTCGGGGCTGGGCGTCGGGTTCACGGCGCAGTCGCCGAACACCAGCACCTGCTCCGGGAGGCACATGAAGAACACGCTCGACACCAGGTCGCAGCCGGGCACCGTCTTCACGATCTGCAGCGCGGGCCGGATGGTGTGGGCGGTGGTGTGGAGCGCCCCGGAGACGAGCCCGTCCGCCTCGTCGAGCGCCATCATCATGGTGCCGACCATGACGGCGTCGCCCAGCTCCTGCGCGGCCTGGGCCGCGGTCATCCCCTTGGCCGCGCGCCGCTCCACCAGCGGCGCCACGTACCAGGGCGCGACCCGCACCGGATCGACGATCTCGATCGACGGCGGCAGCGCGATCCCCTGCCGGCGCGCGACCTCGTGGACCTCGTCCGCGTCGGCGAGCAGGACGCAGCGCGCGATCCCGCGCTCCTGGGCGATGGCCGCCGCGGCCACCGTGCGCGGCTCGGCGCCCTCCGGCAGGACGATCCGCTTGTTCGCGGCGCGCGCCGCCTCCACCAGCCGCTGCCGGAACGCGGGCGGCGAGAGGCGCCGCACGCGGCTCGTCGCGGCGCGGGACCGCAGCCAGGCGGGGTCGATGAGGTCGGCCACCGCCGTCATCACGCGCTCCACGCGCGCGGGGTCGTCGGGCGGCACCTGGAGGTTCATGCCCGCCACCGCGGTCGCGGCGGCGTAGCTGCCCTGCTCCACCGCGAGCACCGGCAGCCCGGCCCGGAGCGCGGAGTCGCACATCTCGAAGACGTGGGGCTCGGGCTCGACACCGCCGGTGAGCAGCACGCCCGCGAGCGGCACGCCGTTCAGCACGGCCAGCGCGGCGGCCAGCAGGATGTCGCTCCGGTCGCCCGGGGTGATGACGAGCGTGCCGGGCCGGAACGTCTTGATGGAGCCCGGCACCGCCATGGCGCACAGCGCCACGTGCCGGATGCGCCGGCCCTCGAGATCGCCCGCGCGGAGGACCCGCGCCCCGATGGCCTCGGCGAGGTCCTTCACGCGCGGCGCGGCGAGGTCGCCCCGAGCGGGCACCACCGCGATCGGCCGGAGCCGCTCCGCCTCCAGCGCCGTGCGGTAGGTCTCGATCTCCTCCGGTGGGAGCTCAGCCTCCTCCCCCGCCTCCAGCCAGATGGGCCGGGACTCGCCGACGCGTGCGGCCGGCGTCCTCGGGGCGACGCGGTTCAGGAAGCAGCTCACCGGCTCGCCGTCGGAGAACCCGCCGAGCCCGCGCGCCGCGATCGCCATCGCGTCCGCCAGCTCCGCCGGCGTCTCGCCGCGCGGCGAGCCCACCAGGACCAGCTCCGCGTCGAGCGCCTTCAGCATGAGCGCGTTGACCCGCGCCGAGTGCACCATCCCGGGCTCGGGCCACATCCCGGCGACCACCAGGACGTCCGCGCCCTCGGCCGCGCCGGCGCAGAGCGCCACCACCCGCTCCATCAGCGTCTGGTCGTCGCCGGAGGCGAGCAGCGCGTCCGCCTGGGCGCGCGGGATCGGGTCGGGCGGCCGCAGGCTGGAGCCGAGCCGGACCAGCGCGGAGACGCGGTCCTCGCCGCGCGCGGCGATGGGCTTCGCGAACGCCACCCGGACGCCCTGGCGATCGAGGGCGCGGACCAGGCCGAGGCAGGCGGTGGTGAGGCCGACCTGGCGCCCGGCCGGCGCGAGCAGGAGGACATGGGCCATGTGCGTGCGCTCCCCGGCCCTCAGGCGAACGCGCGCCGCTCGGCGGCGGGCCGCTCGGCGTCCCCGGCGCCCTCCGCGGGGGCGGCGCCCGCCTGGCCGTGGGCCTCGACGTGCCCGTGCGCGGACGCGATCTCGGCGGTGTCCATCGCGATCATCAGCTCCTCGTTCGTGGCGATCACCGCGGCCATCGGGCTGGTCGTGCGGGTGATCCGGCCCCGGAGCGCCTTGCCGTGGAACGCGTTCGCGTGGGCGTCGAGCGCGAAGCCCGCGAACCCGAGCAGCTCCACGATGCGGGCCCGGACGTCCACCGCGTTCTCCCCGATCCCGCCGGTGAACACGAGCGCGTCCACCCGCCCCAGCGACACGAACATGCCCGCGGCGGCCTTCGCGACGGAGTAGCAGAACTTGTCGATGGCCAGCTGGGCCCGCTCGTGCCCTTCGGCGGCCGCCTCCTGCAGCGTGCGCATGTCGTTCGACAGGCCGGAGATGCCGAGCAGGCCGGAGTTCCGGTTCAGCTCGTCCATGACGTGGTCGGCGGTGCAGTGCAGCGCCTTCTTCATGTGCGCGATGATCGACGGGTCGATGTTGCCGCTGCGCGTGCCCATCACCACCCCGTCCACCGGGGTGAGCCCCATGGTCGTGTCCATGCTGGCGCCGTTGCGGACCGCGGCGAGCGAGCAGCCGTTCCCGAGGTGCGCCGTGACCACCGCGTGATCCTCCGGATCCAGGCCGAGCTGCTTCACCGCCTGCTGGGACACGTAGCGGTGGCTGGTGCCGTGGAAGCCGTACCGCCGCACCTCGTGCTTCGCGAACCACTCGTACGGCACGGCGTACAGGTACGCGCGCGACGGCATCGTCTGGTGGAAGGCGGTGTCGAACACCGCGACTTGCGGCAGCGCCGGGAACAGCTCCTGGGCGATGCGGATGCCGAGCAGGTTGGCCGGGTTGTGGAGCGGGCCGAGCGGGATGCACTCCTCGATCTTCGCCACCACCGCGGGGGTGATGGGCATCGATCCGGAGAACTTGGCGCCGCCGTGCACGACGCGGTGCCCGACGCCGGCGATCTCGTGGGCCACCCCGAGCTCGTCCAGGAGCTCGACCACCGCGCGCAGCGCCCGCTCGTGCCCGGCGCCGTGCAGGAGGCGCGACTCCTTCCTGCCCTCCACCTTGAAGTCGAGGGTCGCCTGCGCCGAGCCGACCCGCTGCGCCACGCCGGAGACCAGCTCCCGGCCGGTCACGGCGTCGATCACCGCGAACTTCGCCGACGAGCTTCCGCAGTTCAGCACCAGAACGATCACGCCACCTACCTCCAGGAGATGAGGGCTCCGTCGCGCCGACGGGCACGGAGTCTGGACGGGACTTGGGCTGGGGCCGTAAGCCTCGCGGACGCGATGGCCTCGGAACGGTCACGCTCTCATGTGGGGCGCAGGGTGCGCAAGAGCCACTCGCGGCAATTCCGCGCACCGAGCCGCGTCTTGATCGTGGTCACGCGTTCGCTGACGCATCGCGGCGCGCGGCGCGCCGGGTTAATCCCATGCCATGCGGACCCTCGTCATCGCCGGCGGCTCCGGCCTCGTCGGCTCCCTCGCGCTGCGCCGCCTGCTCGCCCGCGACGACGTCGCCCGCGTGATCGCGGTCGGCCGCCGCGCGCTCCCGGTCGAGCACGCCCGGCTCTCCTCGCGGATCGCGGACCTCCGCGATCCGGCGGCCATCCAGCGGGCGCTGCCGGAGCCGGTGGACGTGGCGGTCTGCTGCCTCGGCACGACCATGAAGCAGGCCGGGTCGCGGGAGGCGTTCCGGGCAGTGGACCTCGAGGCGGCGGTCGCGTTCGGCGAGGCCGCGCGGGCGAGCGGCGCCCGGCGCTTCGTGCTGGTGAGCTCGCTCGGCGCGAGCCCGCGCTCGAGGAGCTTCTACCTGCGGACGAAGGGCGAGGCCGAGGAGGCGCTGGCGCGCCTCGGCTACGCGCAGCTCACCGTGCTCCGCCCGTCCTTCATCGACGATCGCGGCGCGCGGAAGGAGCCCCGGCTCGGCGAGCGGCTCGCGCTCCCGCTCGCCCGCGCCGCGTTCGCGCTGCTCGGCAGGGAGCGGCGCCACGCGCCCGTCCCAGCGGAGACCGTCGCCCGCGCGCTCGTACGCCTCGCGCTCGACGGGTCCGCGGAGCCGGTGCGCATCGTGGAGAGCGAGGCGCTGCACGCGCTGGGGCGCTGACGCCCGACGCCGCCGCCGGCTCACCGCCCGGGGCGCTCCACGAGCACCAGGTCCGAGCGCTCCTGCACCTGCTCCAGCACCAGCTCGCGGCCGTCCGGGGACACGTCGAAGTCGCCGACGTCGAAGTCGCGCGGCAGCACGACCAGCCGGCGCGAGGCGCCCGACGCGAGGTCCACCGCCGCGAGGTGCTTGCGGCGGATCTCGCCGCGGAGCACCGCGATGGACCGCCCGTCCGGAAGGAACGCGACGTGCCGCGCTCCCCGCGTCAGCGTGAGCGGAGGCATGCGGTGCGCGCTGCCGTCGGCGTTCACCGCCCGCAGCGGGAAGGTGGTGCCGACGTCGGCGCCGGTGAACGCGAGCAGATCGCCCGCCGGAGACCAGGCCGGATCCGCGGACGGCTCGGCCACCAGCGCCGCGGGCTCGCCGCCGTCGAGCGGCACCCGGAACAGCCGCGGCGCACCCTCCACGATCGCGCCGACGGCGATCGATCGGCCATCCGGCATCCAGGCCGGCGCGCCGGAGAGCTGGAGCGCGTCGGTGACGACGCGCCCCCCGGTGCCGTCCGCGTCCACCACGCGGAGCCGCGTCCGCCCACCCTCTCGCGTCCAGAACGCGATCGTCCGGCCATCCCGCCGGACGGCGGGCGCGCCGGCGATCCGCGCGCCCGGCTGGCTCCAGAGCTCGGTGCTGGCGCCGTCCTGCAGCTTCCACAGGCCGTCGCCGGCGCCCTTCGCCGACAGGTAGACCAGGTATCCGGGGCCGAGCCGCGGAGACCACCCGTTGCCGGTGGTCAGCGGGATGGGGCTCGCCGCGGCGAGGTCGGCGTGGTCCGGACCGAGCGGCACGCGCCAGAGCGTGCGCTTCGGGCTCGCCTGCGTGAGGACCAGGCGCCGACCGTCGGCGCTCGCCGCGAGCGAGGTGTACCGCTCCGCGCCGGTGGCCACGCGCCGCGTCGCCCTGCCCTCGACGTCCAGCGCGTGCAGCCACGGGCCGGAGCCGTCGGGGTCGGTCGCGAGGTACAGCAGGGTCCGTTCGTCGGCGAACACCGGATGGCTGACCACGCCGTCGTGGTGGGTCAGGCGCTCCGGCGCGCTGCCGTCCGGCCGGATGCGCCACAGGTCGAGGCGGTCCGGGAGCGCCCCCTGCACGAAGTAGATGAACGCCTGGTCCGGCGACCACACCTGGAAGTGCGCGTGCAGCCCCGAGGGCGCCGAGAAGATCCGGCGGGCGTCCTGCGGCCGGCCGGCCTCGCTCACGTACATCGGATCCCCCGGCCCCGGCGTGTGGTGGACGAGGCGCGTGCCGTCGCGCGTCCAGGCGTACTCCGCCGCGCCCTCCAGGTACGGCCGCGGCGGACCGCCCAGCAGCGGCACCGCCCAGATCCCGATGTCCGGCGGGCTCGAGCCGGTGCGGCCGCGCGCCCAGAACGTCACCAGCGCGCCGTCCGGCGAGAAGCCCAGCGTCCGGATCGACGGATTCACCAGCTCCGGCGCGCTCCCGCGCGTCAGGTCCTGGAACTGCCCGGAGCCGACCTGCGTGAGCCAGACGTCCACCCGCCCGGCGCGGTCCGACAGGAACGCCACGAAGCGGCCGTCGGCCGAGATCGCGGCCGCCTGCTCGACGCCGCCGAAGTCGGTCAGCGGCACGAAGCGCGCGCCCGAGAGCGGATCGAGCGCGGAGGCGGCGCGGCGCTGCAGGAGCCAGGTGGCGCCCGCGCCGATCGCCGCGGCCACGGAGATGCCGGCCGCGAGGAGCGCCCCGCGCCAGGGTCGCGCCGCGCCCAGCGGCGGCCCGCCCGGCGCCTGCTCTCGATCGCCGGCATCGACCGGGAGCGCCGCGGGGCCGGTCACCCGACCGCGACCGCTTTCCTCCTCGACCGCGCCGTCGACCGCTCCTCCGCCCGCCGCCCCGGCGCTCCGGCGGCGCGCCCAGGCGTCGAGGTCGGAGCGGAACGCGTACACCGACCCGAGCTTGTCGTGGACGTGCCGGTGCACCGGCATGCCCTCGCGCCGCTCCCAGCGCTGCACGGTGGTGACGTCGCGCCGGAGGTAGGTCGCGATCTCCTTCCAGGACTCGAGCCGGTCCGACGCAGGCCGCGCCGCGCCGGAGGACCCTGTGGGAGTCGAGTCGGGCATGAGCGCTCCCGCGCGTGACGGATGAAGCGTCCGGCGACCGGTATCTAGTCGCGGGCCGGTGGAGGCCGCAATCGACTGCATCGCGCGGCACTCTGCGGCGTTCGCCCCCGCGCCGCGCTTCGCGCTTTGCGCGCGCTCGGCGCGCCGGCCACCCTCGCCTCGAGCGGCTCCTCCGGGCCGCGAGCGAGGGCACACATGCG encodes:
- a CDS encoding acetate/propionate family kinase, yielding MIVLVLNCGSSSAKFAVIDAVTGRELVSGVAQRVGSAQATLDFKVEGRKESRLLHGAGHERALRAVVELLDELGVAHEIAGVGHRVVHGGAKFSGSMPITPAVVAKIEECIPLGPLHNPANLLGIRIAQELFPALPQVAVFDTAFHQTMPSRAYLYAVPYEWFAKHEVRRYGFHGTSHRYVSQQAVKQLGLDPEDHAVVTAHLGNGCSLAAVRNGASMDTTMGLTPVDGVVMGTRSGNIDPSIIAHMKKALHCTADHVMDELNRNSGLLGISGLSNDMRTLQEAAAEGHERAQLAIDKFCYSVAKAAAGMFVSLGRVDALVFTGGIGENAVDVRARIVELLGFAGFALDAHANAFHGKALRGRITRTTSPMAAVIATNEELMIAMDTAEIASAHGHVEAHGQAGAAPAEGAGDAERPAAERRAFA
- a CDS encoding TRAP transporter substrate-binding protein, with the protein product MKKTTSRSQPDTAPKASRRSFLKKAALGAAGVAAGAAAPAIHVAQAPITLRFQSTWPQKDIFHEFAQDYAKKVNEMSGGRLKIEVLAAGSVVKAFDLLDAVSKGTLDGGHGVVAYWYGKNTALALWGSGPAFGMDPNMVLAWHHYGGGRQLLEEIYKSLNLDVVSLMYGPMPTQPLGWFKQKPVAKPDDMKGLKFRTVGLSIDIFNGLGAAVNALPGAEIVPAMDRGLLDAAEFNNASSDRVLGFPDVAKICMLQSFHQCSEQFEILFNGKRFQALPTDLKSIISTAAQAASADMSWKAIDRYSTDYFEMRDKQGVKFYSTRPEVLKRQLEIWDGVMEKRSAENPMFKKVLESQRKFAQRAARWQNDTNVDFKMAYNHFFGGKKKAT
- a CDS encoding PD40 domain-containing protein, translated to MPDSTPTGSSGAARPASDRLESWKEIATYLRRDVTTVQRWERREGMPVHRHVHDKLGSVYAFRSDLDAWARRRSAGAAGGGAVDGAVEEESGRGRVTGPAALPVDAGDREQAPGGPPLGAARPWRGALLAAGISVAAAIGAGATWLLQRRAASALDPLSGARFVPLTDFGGVEQAAAISADGRFVAFLSDRAGRVDVWLTQVGSGQFQDLTRGSAPELVNPSIRTLGFSPDGALVTFWARGRTGSSPPDIGIWAVPLLGGPPRPYLEGAAEYAWTRDGTRLVHHTPGPGDPMYVSEAGRPQDARRIFSAPSGLHAHFQVWSPDQAFIYFVQGALPDRLDLWRIRPDGSAPERLTHHDGVVSHPVFADERTLLYLATDPDGSGPWLHALDVEGRATRRVATGAERYTSLAASADGRRLVLTQASPKRTLWRVPLGPDHADLAAASPIPLTTGNGWSPRLGPGYLVYLSAKGAGDGLWKLQDGASTELWSQPGARIAGAPAVRRDGRTIAFWTREGGRTRLRVVDADGTGGRVVTDALQLSGAPAWMPDGRSIAVGAIVEGAPRLFRVPLDGGEPAALVAEPSADPAWSPAGDLLAFTGADVGTTFPLRAVNADGSAHRMPPLTLTRGARHVAFLPDGRSIAVLRGEIRRKHLAAVDLASGASRRLVVLPRDFDVGDFDVSPDGRELVLEQVQERSDLVLVERPGR
- a CDS encoding NAD(P)H-binding protein, with the protein product MRTLVIAGGSGLVGSLALRRLLARDDVARVIAVGRRALPVEHARLSSRIADLRDPAAIQRALPEPVDVAVCCLGTTMKQAGSREAFRAVDLEAAVAFGEAARASGARRFVLVSSLGASPRSRSFYLRTKGEAEEALARLGYAQLTVLRPSFIDDRGARKEPRLGERLALPLARAAFALLGRERRHAPVPAETVARALVRLALDGSAEPVRIVESEALHALGR
- a CDS encoding TRAP transporter small permease subunit yields the protein MQRLLLAVDRLSTAVGQAFAWLIVAITGLVTWEVFSRKFLDAPHAWAFDAQIMMYGVLFMMAGAYTLAKSGHVRGDVLYGFFPPRVQAGLDLVLYVAFFVPGVLAMVYAGWTYAAESFAIREHSTITVDGPPIYPFKAAIPLAGGLLLLQGAVEIVRCLACLRAGEWPSRTQDVEEVDVDKLKELVHVKDEDLAALDALVVRREGGAAGPGDEPPEAGRKDTRP
- the pta gene encoding phosphate acetyltransferase, producing the protein MAHVLLLAPAGRQVGLTTACLGLVRALDRQGVRVAFAKPIAARGEDRVSALVRLGSSLRPPDPIPRAQADALLASGDDQTLMERVVALCAGAAEGADVLVVAGMWPEPGMVHSARVNALMLKALDAELVLVGSPRGETPAELADAMAIAARGLGGFSDGEPVSCFLNRVAPRTPAARVGESRPIWLEAGEEAELPPEEIETYRTALEAERLRPIAVVPARGDLAAPRVKDLAEAIGARVLRAGDLEGRRIRHVALCAMAVPGSIKTFRPGTLVITPGDRSDILLAAALAVLNGVPLAGVLLTGGVEPEPHVFEMCDSALRAGLPVLAVEQGSYAAATAVAGMNLQVPPDDPARVERVMTAVADLIDPAWLRSRAATSRVRRLSPPAFRQRLVEAARAANKRIVLPEGAEPRTVAAAAIAQERGIARCVLLADADEVHEVARRQGIALPPSIEIVDPVRVAPWYVAPLVERRAAKGMTAAQAAQELGDAVMVGTMMMALDEADGLVSGALHTTAHTIRPALQIVKTVPGCDLVSSVFFMCLPEQVLVFGDCAVNPTPSPEQLADIAIQSADSAAAFGIEPRVAMLSYSTGTSGAGEEVEKVKRATELARAARPDLAIDGPLQYDAAVMPDVARQKAPKSSVAGRATVLVFPDLNTGNVTYKAVQRSANVVSIGPMLQGLARPVNDLSRGCLVEDIVFTIALTAIQAQQLAARRAR
- a CDS encoding histidine phosphatase family protein — encoded protein: MPPPERHLLLARHGETDWNAAGRLQGQTDVPLNATGRAQALALAARLRAEGIRAIASSDLSRARGTAEIVGGALGLELALVDADLRERGYGAWEGLTRGECEVRHPDAWARHLADPRTPPPGGETHDALLARVVPAVHRVAERLASPALLVTHGGVIRAFLSAVLDAGPGGRVVAPRLVPNGGVWRVRLVAGRVIGAVALDGIEP
- a CDS encoding cupin domain-containing protein; this translates as MSPPAPPIALEAATAPSRKGAQLVPEPFATRLARRVKHALGDPFGLKAFGVNLMRLPAGDTSAIHHRHTVQDEFVYVLEGHPTLVTDDGDVQLAPGMCAGFPASGRAHHLENRTQQDVVVLEVGDRATGDQVIYPMDDLMLVPGPDGRRRFVHKDGTPY